One Gloeothece verrucosa PCC 7822 DNA window includes the following coding sequences:
- a CDS encoding ABC1 kinase family protein, with protein sequence MLSKRNNFQPLSWQNAQSSAFVRHLEIFSVASKFLFDLWWDNLVQNYSAKQRHRRAKWLVRQLLNLGPTFIKIGQSLSTRADLLPIEYVQELAQLQDRVPEFSSDLAISVIETELGKSISDLFETFEFYPLASASLGQVHRAKLYTGEEVVVKVQRPGLETLFNLDFEVVHQVLRIANWFPQVRKFNLEAVYQEFFQLLFQEIDYILEGKNAERFRENFQDYPRIKAPIVYWEYTTKRVLTLEYLPGIKVDDRETLQAQGVNLDEVIKLGICSYLKQLLLDGFFQSDPHPGNMAVNLDGELIFYDFGTMAEVKPVAKEQMIRTFFAVLRKDTDQVVETLVYMGLIEPISDLSSVRRIVRFLLENFRDKPVDIRAFEQVSEEVYMMFKQQPFRLPAQMTFIIKSLTTLDGIARALDPQYNLLAASQPFIQSLTVSDGSRKNLIMALAKQTANLIKNTFTAGNRTERLILRLEDRIEQGDLRFRVRSLENERLLKRIYLGVRTLINATLTGFSVLAAIGLLSTPYNKLAIIPFGLSGLFGLFFLRSAIALLIQERLDRLAEK encoded by the coding sequence ATGCTCTCCAAGAGGAACAATTTTCAGCCCTTAAGCTGGCAAAACGCTCAATCTAGTGCTTTTGTACGCCATTTAGAAATTTTTTCAGTGGCGAGTAAATTTTTGTTTGATTTATGGTGGGATAATTTAGTTCAAAACTATTCAGCGAAACAAAGACATCGACGAGCTAAATGGCTGGTTAGACAGTTATTAAATCTTGGGCCAACTTTTATAAAAATAGGGCAGTCTTTGTCAACTCGTGCCGATTTATTGCCGATAGAATATGTACAGGAATTGGCTCAGTTACAGGACCGTGTACCTGAATTTAGCTCTGATTTAGCGATATCAGTGATTGAAACTGAACTGGGAAAATCCATTTCAGATTTATTTGAAACATTTGAATTTTATCCTCTCGCTTCTGCTAGTTTAGGACAAGTTCATCGAGCAAAACTCTACACCGGAGAGGAAGTTGTTGTTAAAGTTCAGCGTCCAGGCTTAGAAACATTATTTAATTTAGACTTTGAAGTTGTTCATCAAGTTCTGCGAATAGCTAATTGGTTTCCCCAGGTGAGAAAATTTAACTTAGAAGCGGTTTATCAAGAATTTTTTCAACTTTTATTCCAAGAAATTGATTATATTCTTGAAGGAAAAAATGCCGAACGTTTCCGAGAAAATTTTCAAGATTACCCCCGCATAAAAGCTCCTATAGTCTATTGGGAATACACCACCAAAAGAGTATTAACCTTGGAATACTTACCCGGAATTAAAGTGGATGACCGAGAAACGCTACAAGCTCAGGGCGTTAATTTAGATGAAGTGATTAAACTGGGAATCTGTTCTTATTTAAAACAGTTATTATTAGATGGATTTTTTCAGTCCGATCCCCATCCCGGCAATATGGCGGTTAATCTGGATGGAGAGTTGATTTTTTATGATTTTGGCACTATGGCTGAAGTTAAGCCAGTGGCTAAAGAACAAATGATTCGGACGTTTTTTGCTGTCCTGAGAAAAGATACTGATCAGGTGGTGGAAACTTTGGTCTATATGGGATTAATAGAACCTATTTCTGATTTGAGTTCAGTTAGGCGAATTGTCAGATTTTTGTTAGAGAATTTTCGAGATAAACCCGTTGATATTAGAGCCTTTGAACAGGTGAGTGAAGAAGTTTATATGATGTTTAAACAACAACCTTTTCGCTTACCGGCTCAGATGACTTTTATCATTAAGTCGTTGACTACTTTAGATGGGATTGCCAGAGCTTTAGATCCTCAGTATAATCTTTTAGCGGCTAGTCAACCCTTTATACAAAGTCTTACTGTATCGGATGGAAGTAGGAAAAATTTAATTATGGCTTTAGCAAAACAAACCGCAAATTTAATTAAAAATACTTTTACGGCAGGGAATCGAACCGAGCGGCTAATTTTACGTTTAGAAGACCGCATTGAACAAGGAGATTTACGGTTTAGAGTTCGTTCTCTAGAAAATGAACGCCTCCTCAAACGGATTTATTTAGGCGTTAGGACTTTAATTAATGCCACTCTAACGGGTTTTAGTGTGCTGGCGGCTATCGGGTTATTGTCCACCCCTTACAATAAATTGGCGATTATTCCTTTTGGTTTATCAGGTTTATTTGGTTTGTTCTTTTTGCGTTCTGCTATTGCTTTACTCATTCAAGAACGATTAGATAGATTAGCCGAAAAATAA